The following coding sequences are from one Lysinibacillus sp. FSL W8-0992 window:
- the icmF gene encoding fused isobutyryl-CoA mutase/GTPase IcmF, which yields MTKVEVYRPKNHVRFVTASSLFDGHDASVNIMRRILQSSGVEVIHLGHNRSVEEVVNAAIQEDAQGIALSSYQGGHMEYFKYMFDLLREKGAPHIKIYGGGGGVILPREIKELHAYGIAGIFSPEDGRVLGLQGMINEQIKGTDFPTATGDYLAKLDTLTTETPELLANLITAAESNDDEETKKMLVEARKRSKGTPILGITGTGGAGKSSLTDELIRRFLKEFPDKRVAILSVDPTKQKTGGALLGDRIRMNAIFNNRVYMRSLATRGSRTELSASIGDVLDVVRVAGYDLIIVETSGIGQGDAEITNYTDLSMYVMTSEFGAPTQLEKIDMIDFADVIAINKFERKGSEDALRQVQKQYQRSRELWDEPIDKMPVYGTIASQFNDKGTNALFAALVHIINEKTGSDWETGYEQFAKTQKQDVIIPNDRRYYLREITDTVRGYHKKTEQQVAFARRLFQLEGAIVAVKEKAPDDALVASLTSLAEGVRDELTAESKRILDNWQALKEAYAGDEFVTKVRDKEIRTILKTTSLSGTKIPKVVLPKFVDYGEILRWVYRENVPGEFPYTAGVFQFKREGEDPKRQFAGEGTPERTNKRFHYLSKDDDAKRLSTAFDSVTLYGEDPDYRPDIYGKVGESGVSICTLEDMKKLYAGFDLCAPSTSVSMTINGPAPIILAMFMNTAIDQQVKLREAELGRPLTVEEFTETRAKTLQVVRGTVQADILKEDQGQNTCIFSTEFALRMMGDIQQYFIDKKVRNYYSVSISGYHIAEAGANPISQLAFTLANGFTYVEYYLSRGMNIDDFAPNLSFFFSNGLDPEYTVIGRVARRIWAVVMRNKYGANERAQKLKYHVQTSGRSLHAQEIDFNDIRTTLQALMALQDNCNSLHTNAYDEAITTPTEESVRRAMAIQMIITKEHGLAKNENPLQGAFIVEELTDLVEEAVLEEFDRINDRGGVLGAMETQYQRGKIQEESMHYEMLKHSGELPIIGVNTYLNPNPPTDDAIDNMEIARASSEEKETQIRNLQLFWQQHEGQTEAAIARLQEVAVNNGNIFEELMETVKVASLGQITKALYEVGGQFRRNM from the coding sequence ATGACAAAGGTAGAAGTGTATCGTCCAAAAAATCACGTACGTTTTGTAACAGCATCAAGTCTTTTTGATGGACATGATGCTTCGGTCAATATTATGCGACGTATTTTACAATCAAGCGGAGTGGAAGTTATCCACCTAGGACATAATCGCTCTGTAGAAGAAGTCGTTAATGCTGCGATTCAAGAAGATGCTCAAGGTATTGCTTTGTCTTCTTATCAAGGTGGCCATATGGAATACTTTAAATATATGTTTGATTTACTGCGCGAAAAAGGGGCACCGCATATTAAAATATATGGCGGCGGCGGTGGTGTTATTTTGCCACGTGAAATTAAAGAATTACATGCTTATGGCATTGCGGGTATTTTCTCACCTGAAGATGGTCGAGTTCTAGGGCTGCAAGGAATGATTAATGAGCAAATTAAAGGAACTGATTTTCCAACTGCAACAGGCGACTATCTAGCAAAGCTTGATACTTTAACGACAGAGACACCAGAATTATTGGCGAACTTAATAACTGCTGCTGAATCGAATGATGATGAAGAAACGAAAAAGATGTTAGTGGAAGCACGTAAACGCTCAAAAGGAACACCAATTTTAGGGATTACAGGTACAGGTGGTGCAGGTAAATCTTCTTTAACAGATGAGCTTATCCGTCGTTTCTTGAAAGAATTCCCGGATAAACGTGTAGCGATTTTATCAGTCGATCCAACAAAGCAAAAAACAGGTGGAGCATTACTAGGGGACCGCATTCGTATGAATGCCATTTTCAATAACCGTGTTTATATGCGAAGTTTGGCGACACGTGGTTCTCGTACAGAGCTCTCTGCTTCTATTGGCGATGTGTTAGATGTCGTGCGTGTAGCAGGCTATGATTTAATTATTGTTGAAACAAGCGGAATTGGTCAAGGAGATGCAGAAATTACAAATTACACGGATCTATCCATGTACGTTATGACGAGTGAATTTGGTGCACCGACTCAGCTTGAGAAAATAGATATGATTGATTTTGCAGATGTTATTGCCATTAATAAGTTCGAACGAAAAGGCTCAGAAGATGCGTTACGTCAAGTGCAAAAGCAATACCAACGTTCACGAGAACTTTGGGATGAGCCAATTGATAAAATGCCTGTGTACGGTACGATTGCTAGTCAATTTAATGATAAAGGGACGAATGCTTTATTTGCTGCATTAGTTCACATTATTAATGAAAAAACAGGTAGTGACTGGGAAACAGGCTATGAGCAATTTGCTAAAACGCAAAAACAGGATGTTATTATTCCGAATGATCGCCGTTATTATCTACGCGAAATAACAGATACAGTGCGTGGATATCATAAAAAAACAGAACAACAAGTTGCATTTGCCCGTCGCCTATTCCAACTAGAGGGCGCCATCGTAGCAGTGAAAGAAAAGGCACCAGATGATGCACTTGTCGCATCGCTTACATCTTTAGCGGAAGGTGTCCGTGATGAATTAACAGCAGAGTCTAAGCGTATTTTAGATAATTGGCAAGCTTTGAAAGAAGCGTATGCTGGAGATGAATTTGTAACGAAGGTGCGCGATAAGGAAATTCGCACAATTTTAAAAACAACGAGTCTTTCAGGGACAAAAATACCGAAAGTTGTACTACCGAAGTTTGTTGACTATGGAGAAATTTTACGTTGGGTGTATCGTGAAAATGTACCAGGCGAATTCCCATATACTGCAGGTGTGTTCCAATTCAAACGTGAAGGTGAAGATCCGAAGCGACAATTTGCTGGAGAGGGTACACCAGAGCGAACAAATAAACGCTTCCATTATTTATCGAAAGACGATGATGCAAAGCGTTTATCAACAGCATTTGATTCGGTTACGTTATACGGTGAGGACCCAGATTACCGTCCAGATATTTACGGAAAAGTTGGAGAATCAGGTGTCTCAATTTGTACGCTTGAAGATATGAAGAAGCTCTATGCAGGATTTGACCTTTGTGCACCTTCTACCTCTGTATCCATGACAATCAATGGACCTGCGCCAATTATTTTGGCGATGTTTATGAACACAGCGATTGATCAGCAAGTAAAGCTGCGTGAAGCAGAACTTGGTAGACCTTTGACAGTTGAAGAATTTACAGAGACACGTGCGAAAACATTACAAGTTGTGCGTGGTACGGTACAGGCTGATATTTTAAAAGAAGACCAAGGGCAAAATACATGTATTTTCTCAACGGAATTTGCTCTTAGAATGATGGGCGACATTCAGCAGTATTTTATCGACAAAAAAGTACGTAACTACTACTCTGTTTCCATTTCGGGCTATCATATTGCAGAGGCTGGAGCCAATCCAATTTCCCAGCTAGCGTTTACACTCGCAAACGGCTTTACGTATGTTGAATACTATTTAAGTCGTGGTATGAATATTGACGATTTCGCACCAAATCTATCATTCTTCTTCTCAAATGGATTAGATCCAGAATATACAGTGATAGGCCGTGTTGCTCGTCGTATTTGGGCAGTTGTTATGCGCAATAAATACGGGGCAAATGAACGTGCTCAAAAGCTGAAGTATCATGTCCAAACATCTGGACGTAGTTTGCATGCACAAGAAATTGACTTCAATGATATTCGTACAACGTTACAAGCGCTTATGGCATTGCAGGACAATTGTAATTCATTGCATACAAATGCATATGATGAAGCAATAACTACTCCAACAGAGGAATCTGTACGACGAGCTATGGCAATTCAAATGATTATTACGAAAGAGCATGGTTTAGCGAAAAATGAAAACCCATTACAGGGGGCATTTATCGTTGAAGAATTAACAGATTTAGTAGAGGAAGCTGTGCTAGAGGAGTTTGATCGTATTAATGATCGCGGTGGTGTACTAGGTGCTATGGAAACACAATATCAACGCGGAAAAATTCAAGAAGAATCGATGCATTATGAAATGTTAAAACATTCGGGTGAATTACCGATAATCGGGGTAAACACATACTTAAATCCGAATCCACCAACGGATGATGCAATCGACAACATGGAAATTGCACGTGCATCGTCAGAAGAAAAAGAAACGCAAATTCGCAATTTGCAATTGTTCTGGCAACAACATGAAGGACAAACAGAAGCAGCAATTGCCCGCTTACAAGAGGTAGCTGTCAACAATGGTAATATTTTTGAAGAACTAATGGAAACCGTAAAAGTAGCTAGCCTAGGACAAATTACAAAGGCTTTATATGAAGTTGGTGGACAGTTCCGTCGCAACATGTAA
- a CDS encoding TetR/AcrR family transcriptional regulator → MTEKNKRPQVQSTVKDENLIAIRREQMIQGAIKLFKEKGFHRATTREIAKAAGFSIGTLYEYIRTKEDVLYLVCDSIYHHAMERLSSYEIKAGTIEELKEMIREYFLQIDSMVDELTIMYQETKSLSKEAQRYVFGKEFEMVATFERLLQRCVQSGELTMTDKQIHLAANNLVVQGQSWAFRKWALHRQHSLDEYIEMQTTLFISGIKGF, encoded by the coding sequence ATGACAGAAAAAAACAAAAGGCCCCAAGTCCAGTCAACCGTGAAAGACGAAAATCTCATTGCCATTCGCCGAGAACAAATGATTCAAGGTGCCATTAAATTATTTAAAGAAAAAGGTTTCCATCGTGCGACAACAAGAGAAATTGCAAAAGCAGCAGGTTTTAGTATTGGTACATTGTATGAGTATATTCGTACGAAAGAAGATGTACTTTACCTCGTCTGTGATAGCATCTACCACCATGCGATGGAGCGACTATCAAGCTATGAAATAAAAGCAGGTACGATAGAAGAGTTAAAAGAAATGATTCGTGAGTATTTTTTACAAATTGATAGCATGGTTGATGAATTAACAATTATGTATCAGGAAACGAAATCATTATCCAAAGAAGCACAGCGTTATGTTTTCGGTAAAGAGTTTGAGATGGTTGCCACTTTTGAAAGGCTGTTGCAACGCTGTGTGCAGTCAGGGGAACTAACAATGACTGATAAGCAAATTCATTTGGCAGCGAATAATTTAGTTGTTCAAGGACAAAGCTGGGCGTTCCGTAAATGGGCGCTTCATCGTCAACATTCACTTGACGAGTATATCGAAATGCAAACAACATTGTTCATTTCAGGCATTAAGGGGTTTTAA
- a CDS encoding acyl-CoA dehydrogenase, whose product MNFQLTEEHEQLREMIRDFALNEVAPSAAERDENEEFDRAIFDKMAELGLTGIPWPEEYGGAGFDYLAYVIAVEELSRVCASTGVTLSAHTSLAGWPLYKFGNEEQKQKYLRPMAEGKHIGAYGLTEPGSGSDAGGMKTYAKRDGDDYILNGSKIFITNGGVADTYIVFAVTDPEAKNGTSAFIVEAGYEGFSVGKKEKKLGIRSSPTTEIIFDNCRVPKENLLGAEGEGFKIAMTTLDGGRNGIAAQAVGIAQGALDAAVDYAKERVQFGKPITANQGVSFKLADMATQIEASRLLTYQAAWLETNGLPYGKASAMAKLMAGDTAMSVTTEAVQVFGGYGYTKDYPVERYMRDAKITQIYEGTQEIQRLVISRMLTK is encoded by the coding sequence ATGAACTTTCAATTAACAGAAGAACATGAACAATTACGTGAAATGATTCGCGACTTTGCTTTAAACGAGGTAGCACCATCAGCAGCGGAGCGCGATGAAAATGAGGAATTTGATCGTGCAATTTTCGACAAAATGGCTGAGTTAGGCTTAACAGGGATTCCGTGGCCAGAAGAATACGGCGGTGCAGGTTTTGATTATCTTGCTTATGTAATTGCTGTTGAGGAATTATCGCGTGTATGTGCTTCTACAGGCGTAACATTATCTGCGCATACATCTCTTGCTGGTTGGCCATTATATAAATTTGGCAATGAAGAACAAAAACAAAAATATCTTCGACCAATGGCAGAGGGCAAACATATCGGTGCTTATGGCTTAACAGAGCCAGGATCTGGATCCGATGCGGGTGGTATGAAAACATATGCAAAACGTGATGGCGATGATTATATTTTAAATGGTTCAAAGATTTTTATTACAAATGGTGGAGTAGCAGATACATATATCGTATTTGCTGTAACAGATCCAGAAGCGAAAAACGGTACTTCTGCTTTTATCGTTGAAGCAGGCTACGAAGGCTTTTCTGTTGGTAAAAAGGAGAAAAAGCTAGGGATTCGTTCATCACCAACAACAGAAATTATTTTCGATAACTGCCGTGTGCCAAAAGAAAACCTACTTGGGGCTGAAGGAGAAGGTTTTAAAATTGCTATGACAACACTTGATGGTGGTCGTAACGGCATTGCTGCACAGGCTGTGGGGATTGCTCAAGGTGCATTAGATGCTGCGGTTGACTATGCAAAAGAGCGTGTACAATTCGGTAAGCCAATTACGGCAAACCAAGGTGTTTCCTTTAAATTAGCTGATATGGCAACACAAATTGAAGCATCTCGTCTTCTTACATACCAAGCTGCTTGGTTAGAGACGAATGGTCTTCCATATGGTAAGGCATCGGCAATGGCTAAGTTAATGGCTGGTGATACAGCAATGAGCGTCACAACTGAAGCGGTTCAAGTTTTTGGTGGTTATGGTTATACGAAAGATTATCCAGTAGAACGCTATATGCGCGATGCAAAAATTACACAGATTTACGAAGGTACACAAGAGATTCAACGTCTTGTTATCTCACGTATGTTGACGAAATAA
- a CDS encoding acyl-CoA dehydrogenase yields the protein MHLQFTDEQLMMRDMVRSFSQEKIAPWVERMEAGEFPRELLQQMGELGLMGITTPEELGGSAMDFTSYIIAINELSKVSAVMGVILSVHTSVGTNPIIYFGNDEQKKRYVPKLAAGEYLGAFCLTEPSAGSDAGSLQSKAIRDGDEYVINGSKVFITNGGEADVYIVFASTNQAEKTRGISAFIVEKGTPGLIIGKDEHKMGLHGSRTVQLTFDNCRIPVGNLLGEEGEGFKIAMANLDVGRIGIAAQALGIAEAAIEAATSYAKERVQFGKPISAQQGVGFKLADMATAVEASKLLVYRAADLRAKGLPCGAEASMAKLFASRTAVQTAIEAVQIFGGYGYTEDYPVERYFRDAKVTEIYEGTSEIQKLVISKHLI from the coding sequence ATGCATTTACAATTTACAGATGAGCAGTTAATGATGCGTGATATGGTGCGAAGTTTCTCACAAGAGAAGATTGCACCGTGGGTAGAACGTATGGAGGCAGGAGAGTTTCCACGTGAACTCCTGCAACAGATGGGTGAGCTAGGTTTAATGGGGATCACAACGCCAGAAGAACTAGGTGGCTCTGCGATGGATTTTACATCATACATCATCGCTATCAATGAACTATCAAAAGTTAGTGCAGTAATGGGAGTTATATTATCAGTACATACTTCAGTAGGTACGAATCCTATTATTTATTTTGGGAATGATGAGCAGAAAAAGCGTTATGTTCCGAAGTTAGCTGCGGGTGAATATTTAGGCGCATTTTGTTTAACTGAGCCAAGCGCAGGTTCAGATGCAGGCTCACTACAATCAAAAGCGATACGCGATGGTGATGAGTATGTTATTAACGGCTCAAAAGTATTTATTACAAACGGAGGCGAAGCGGATGTTTATATCGTTTTTGCCTCAACCAATCAAGCTGAAAAAACACGTGGCATCTCAGCATTTATTGTTGAAAAGGGCACACCGGGCTTAATTATTGGTAAGGATGAACATAAAATGGGCCTACACGGTTCACGTACAGTTCAATTAACATTTGATAACTGTCGAATTCCAGTTGGAAACCTTCTTGGGGAGGAAGGGGAAGGCTTCAAAATAGCAATGGCTAATTTGGATGTTGGACGGATAGGAATTGCAGCACAAGCTTTAGGAATCGCTGAAGCGGCAATTGAAGCAGCAACTAGCTATGCCAAAGAGCGTGTGCAATTTGGTAAACCTATTTCAGCACAACAAGGAGTTGGCTTTAAGCTTGCTGATATGGCGACTGCCGTGGAAGCGTCAAAACTGCTTGTGTATCGAGCAGCTGATTTACGTGCGAAAGGTTTACCATGTGGAGCAGAAGCTTCGATGGCAAAGCTCTTCGCTTCACGTACAGCCGTACAAACAGCGATTGAAGCTGTACAAATTTTTGGAGGCTACGGTTATACGGAGGATTATCCGGTAGAACGTTATTTCCGTGATGCCAAAGTGACTGAAATTTACGAAGGTACAAGTGAAATACAAAAACTCGTTATTAGCAAACATTTAATTTAA
- a CDS encoding 3-hydroxybutyryl-CoA dehydrogenase — translation MGIQKVMVIGAGQMGSGIAQVCAQAGYDVLLNDIKQPFFERGIGVITKNLTRDVEKGRKTEDEKTAILGRIKMSLDLEDASDVDIIIEAAVENMEVKQSIFKQLDAIAPAHAILATNTSSLPITEIAAVTNRPEQVIGMHFMNPVPVMKLVEIIRGLATTDEVYKAVEGMTVQLSKTPVEVNDFPGFIANRILLPMINEAIYALYEGVATKEAIDDVMKLGMNHPMGPLTLADFIGLDTCLSIMEILHEGLGDSKYRPCPLLRKYVAAGWLGKKSGRGFYVYE, via the coding sequence ATGGGAATCCAAAAGGTAATGGTGATTGGTGCTGGGCAAATGGGCTCAGGAATTGCACAAGTTTGTGCGCAGGCAGGCTATGATGTTTTATTAAATGATATAAAACAGCCGTTTTTTGAACGTGGCATAGGCGTTATTACGAAAAACTTAACACGTGATGTCGAAAAAGGCCGTAAAACCGAAGATGAAAAAACGGCTATTTTAGGTCGTATCAAGATGTCACTAGATTTAGAGGATGCTAGTGATGTAGATATTATTATCGAAGCAGCTGTTGAAAACATGGAAGTAAAGCAATCCATATTCAAGCAATTAGATGCAATTGCACCTGCACACGCCATTCTTGCGACAAATACATCATCACTTCCAATTACAGAAATTGCAGCTGTCACAAATAGACCAGAGCAAGTGATTGGCATGCACTTTATGAATCCAGTACCTGTCATGAAGCTTGTCGAAATTATTAGAGGTTTAGCTACAACTGACGAAGTATACAAAGCTGTGGAAGGAATGACTGTACAGCTATCCAAAACACCAGTGGAAGTAAATGACTTCCCAGGCTTTATTGCAAACCGTATTTTACTGCCAATGATAAATGAAGCAATTTATGCGTTGTATGAAGGTGTTGCAACGAAGGAAGCAATCGATGATGTGATGAAGCTTGGCATGAATCATCCAATGGGACCTTTAACATTAGCGGACTTTATCGGTTTAGATACATGTTTATCAATTATGGAAATTTTACATGAGGGCTTAGGTGATAGTAAGTACAGACCTTGTCCTTTATTACGGAAATATGTAGCAGCAGGCTGGCTTGGTAAAAAATCAGGAAGAGGCTTTTACGTTTACGAATAG
- a CDS encoding acetyl-CoA C-acetyltransferase has protein sequence MNRAVILAGARTAFGKFAGSLSALNASDLGAIAIKGALERANIAPDAVDEVILGTVLQGGQGQIPSRQAALKADLPVAVKTETINKVCASGMRAVTLADQLIRLGDEEVIIAGGMESMSNAPYYLLNGRTGLRMGDSTMVDGMLYDGLTCAFNEARPPMGSYGNKAAIEFSLSRQEQDAWAVRSHERALAAIEQGYFAEEIVPVQIAQRKGEPLIVDTDEAPRPGTTQDVLAKLKPAFEKDGSITAGNAPGVNDGACALVVMSEERAMREGREPLAVIIGHAEIAIDPENFPQTPGLVINNLLKKTGKTLADIDVIEINEAFAAVALISNQLADLDAEKVNVNGGAVALGHPIGASGARIILTLAHELKRRGGGIGIAAICSGGGQGDAIMIEVPKQRGHE, from the coding sequence TTGAATAGAGCTGTAATTTTAGCAGGAGCAAGAACGGCATTTGGTAAATTTGCTGGATCACTTTCCGCACTTAACGCAAGTGATTTAGGTGCGATTGCCATTAAAGGGGCACTTGAAAGAGCAAATATAGCACCAGATGCAGTGGATGAAGTAATTTTAGGTACCGTTTTACAAGGTGGGCAAGGACAAATACCGTCAAGACAGGCTGCACTAAAAGCAGATTTACCTGTAGCAGTCAAAACAGAAACGATTAATAAAGTTTGTGCGTCGGGGATGCGCGCTGTAACTTTAGCCGATCAGTTAATTCGTTTAGGGGACGAAGAAGTGATTATTGCTGGTGGTATGGAGTCTATGTCAAACGCGCCTTACTATCTTCTAAATGGTCGAACTGGCCTACGAATGGGCGATTCTACAATGGTAGATGGAATGCTTTATGATGGGTTAACTTGTGCCTTTAATGAAGCAAGACCACCAATGGGGAGCTATGGCAATAAGGCTGCAATCGAATTTTCATTAAGTCGTCAAGAACAAGATGCATGGGCTGTTCGCAGTCATGAACGTGCTCTTGCCGCAATCGAACAAGGCTATTTTGCAGAGGAAATTGTACCTGTACAAATTGCACAACGTAAAGGTGAGCCGCTCATAGTAGATACTGATGAAGCGCCAAGACCAGGTACTACACAGGATGTGCTTGCTAAACTTAAACCAGCTTTTGAAAAGGATGGTTCAATTACAGCTGGCAATGCTCCTGGCGTCAATGATGGAGCATGTGCACTCGTTGTAATGAGTGAAGAACGTGCAATGCGTGAAGGAAGAGAACCACTTGCCGTAATTATCGGGCATGCAGAGATTGCAATTGATCCGGAAAATTTCCCGCAAACACCAGGTCTCGTTATTAATAACTTGCTAAAAAAGACGGGTAAAACATTAGCAGACATCGATGTCATTGAAATCAATGAAGCCTTTGCAGCAGTGGCTCTTATTAGTAACCAGCTTGCTGACCTAGATGCAGAAAAAGTGAATGTTAATGGTGGTGCAGTGGCACTTGGTCATCCTATAGGCGCTTCTGGTGCTCGCATTATATTAACATTAGCACATGAGTTAAAGCGTCGTGGTGGAGGAATCGGTATTGCTGCAATCTGCTCTGGTGGAGGGCAAGGCGATGCAATCATGATTGAAGTACCAAAACAAAGGGGACATGAATGA
- a CDS encoding (Fe-S)-binding protein, translating into MSPLVIANIVLTIVVVLYAVGLFIYLLKTRYKFVQLGKKVEFDESVQERIRYLMVNVFGQNKLLKDPKSGLIHVMFFYGFLMVQLGAIDLIWKGLAPGSHLPLGMFYSVFTFFQELVVLMILVAVVWAFYRRYVEKLVRLKRGWKNGLVLIFIGGLMLSTLLANGMGLIWHGEGLTYTEPIASSIAAIFGFLPATAAAAIFYISWWAHLLILLTFLIYVPQSKHFHLIVSPLNVYMNRLDRTGTLTPIDFEALEEAGENAENEEDIPSIGVGRIQDFTQKQMLDLYSCVECGRCTNMCPATGTGKMLSPMDLIVKLRDHLTFTGAVVTKQKPWVPYQFFANTKGNQLAMAAGAEGAVIEDIYSPSLIGDVITEEEIWACTTCRNCEDQCPVMNEHVDKIIDLRRYLTMTEGKVNSDAQRAMTNIERQGNPWGLNRKEKENWRDLDPTINIPTVKELKKSGEEMEYLFWVGSMGAFDNRSQKIALAFCRLLNEAGVKFAILGNKEKNSGDTPRRLGNEFLFQELATANIDEFEKNDVKKIVTIDPHAYNIFKNEYQDFGWKGEVYHHTELLNELIEENRLVLNHEVDETIVFHDSCYLGRYNDVYDAPREILRGIPGVKLVEMERNRETAMCCGAGGGLMWMEEHVGNRINVARTEQALATNASVISSGCPYCLTMLEDGTKAKEVEDTISTFDVAELLERSVFGEKVKAVTESDEEVTEEMLEEVVASVESLEQNKNEELNAEK; encoded by the coding sequence ATGAGTCCATTAGTTATTGCAAACATTGTTCTAACAATCGTGGTTGTGCTTTATGCAGTAGGGTTATTTATCTATCTGTTAAAAACACGCTATAAATTCGTACAACTGGGGAAAAAGGTTGAGTTTGATGAAAGTGTCCAAGAACGTATTCGTTATTTAATGGTGAATGTGTTTGGTCAAAATAAGCTATTAAAGGATCCTAAAAGTGGTTTAATTCACGTTATGTTCTTTTACGGCTTCTTAATGGTTCAGTTAGGAGCCATCGATTTAATTTGGAAGGGGTTAGCTCCTGGGTCGCATTTACCACTTGGCATGTTCTATAGTGTATTCACTTTCTTCCAAGAGCTAGTAGTATTAATGATTTTAGTAGCGGTAGTATGGGCATTTTATCGCCGCTATGTAGAAAAACTAGTACGTCTAAAACGAGGCTGGAAAAATGGTCTTGTCTTAATTTTTATTGGAGGCTTAATGCTTTCAACATTATTAGCAAACGGTATGGGCCTTATCTGGCACGGAGAAGGTTTAACGTATACTGAGCCTATTGCTTCAAGCATTGCAGCTATTTTTGGCTTTTTACCAGCAACGGCAGCAGCAGCTATTTTCTATATTTCATGGTGGGCTCATTTATTAATTTTACTAACGTTCTTAATTTATGTGCCGCAATCGAAGCATTTCCACTTGATTGTCAGCCCACTTAATGTGTACATGAATCGTTTAGATCGCACAGGTACATTGACACCGATTGACTTCGAGGCACTTGAAGAAGCAGGTGAAAATGCTGAAAATGAAGAAGATATCCCATCTATTGGTGTAGGACGTATTCAAGATTTTACACAAAAGCAAATGCTTGATTTATATTCTTGTGTAGAATGTGGGCGTTGTACAAATATGTGTCCTGCAACAGGAACAGGGAAAATGCTATCACCAATGGATTTAATCGTTAAGCTTCGAGATCATTTAACGTTCACAGGTGCGGTTGTAACAAAGCAAAAACCATGGGTGCCATATCAATTTTTTGCAAATACAAAGGGTAATCAACTTGCGATGGCAGCTGGTGCTGAAGGTGCAGTTATTGAGGATATTTATAGTCCTTCATTAATCGGTGACGTTATTACAGAGGAAGAGATTTGGGCATGTACAACTTGCCGTAACTGTGAGGATCAATGTCCAGTTATGAATGAGCATGTCGATAAAATCATTGACCTACGTCGTTACTTAACGATGACAGAAGGAAAAGTAAACTCGGATGCTCAACGCGCAATGACAAATATAGAACGTCAAGGAAATCCTTGGGGTCTAAATCGAAAAGAAAAAGAAAACTGGCGTGACTTAGATCCAACGATCAATATTCCGACAGTGAAAGAATTGAAAAAATCAGGCGAAGAAATGGAGTACTTATTCTGGGTAGGCTCTATGGGTGCATTTGATAATCGATCACAAAAAATTGCACTAGCGTTCTGTCGTCTATTAAACGAGGCGGGCGTGAAGTTTGCTATTTTAGGAAATAAAGAGAAAAACTCTGGTGATACACCACGTCGTTTAGGAAATGAGTTTTTATTCCAAGAGCTAGCGACAGCAAATATCGATGAATTTGAGAAAAATGATGTGAAGAAAATTGTAACGATTGATCCGCATGCATACAATATCTTTAAAAATGAATATCAAGATTTTGGGTGGAAAGGCGAGGTTTATCATCATACTGAACTACTAAATGAATTGATAGAGGAAAATCGTTTAGTACTGAATCATGAAGTGGATGAAACAATTGTATTCCACGACTCTTGTTATTTAGGTCGTTACAATGATGTGTATGATGCACCACGTGAAATTTTACGAGGCATTCCAGGCGTCAAGCTTGTGGAAATGGAACGTAATCGCGAAACGGCAATGTGCTGTGGCGCAGGTGGTGGCTTAATGTGGATGGAAGAGCATGTAGGTAATCGCATCAATGTTGCGCGAACAGAGCAAGCTTTAGCAACAAACGCTTCCGTAATTTCTTCTGGATGCCCATACTGTTTAACGATGTTAGAGGATGGTACGAAGGCAAAAGAGGTTGAAGATACGATTAGTACGTTCGATGTAGCAGAATTATTAGAGCGCTCTGTGTTTGGTGAAAAAGTTAAAGCAGTGACAGAGAGTGATGAAGAAGTAACAGAAGAGATGCTAGAAGAGGTAGTAGCTTCAGTGGAGTCCCTGGAGCAAAACAAGAATGAAGAGTTAAACGCAGAAAAATAA